A DNA window from Pseudomonas wuhanensis contains the following coding sequences:
- a CDS encoding efflux transporter outer membrane subunit — protein MSSKSLRGGLSLVLLAMSLAGCASYSGLTTEGVSLDAKNLKAGQSLSGVTLSPAAWPKSDWWKSLGDPQLDGLIREALHDSPDMQIADARAHQASAAAYAADAARMPTLDASAGVSRSRLARDQEPSGQGGTYSTVRNLGASFNYNFDLWGGQRDAWEAALGEARAAEVDQQAAQLTLSADVARAYSDLGQVHIIHDLASEDLKRTQQMLDLSQRRLSSGIDSQYQFQQTESLEASAEASLIDAEKRLQSAKIALAVLLGKGPDRGNEIARPKVLQASAVALPSVLPAELLGRRPDLVAARWRVEAASKNIAAGKTRFYPNLNLSAAAGVESLLGDAMFGSASRFFNVAPTISVPIFDGGRLRADLDSRNADYDLAVAQYNKSLVKALGDVSDTINQLRDIGRQIGAQQHATDIARDSYNTVVQRYGSGIGNYLDVLSIEQQLLQAQRQLANLNAEQIDLSIQLMQALGGGFQGETLAAANATPATQHN, from the coding sequence ATGAGCAGTAAAAGCCTGCGTGGCGGATTGAGCCTGGTGCTGTTGGCCATGAGCCTCGCCGGTTGCGCCAGTTACAGCGGCCTGACCACCGAAGGCGTCAGCCTCGATGCGAAAAATCTCAAGGCCGGGCAGTCCCTCAGCGGCGTGACCCTGTCGCCCGCGGCGTGGCCAAAAAGCGACTGGTGGAAAAGCCTCGGCGACCCGCAACTCGACGGCCTGATCCGCGAAGCCCTGCACGACAGCCCGGACATGCAAATCGCCGACGCCCGCGCCCATCAGGCCAGCGCTGCGGCCTATGCCGCCGACGCTGCGCGGATGCCGACCCTGGATGCCAGCGCCGGTGTCAGCCGTTCGCGTCTGGCTCGCGATCAGGAGCCGAGCGGGCAGGGCGGTACGTACTCCACCGTGCGCAATCTCGGCGCCAGTTTCAATTACAACTTCGACCTTTGGGGCGGTCAGCGCGACGCCTGGGAAGCTGCGTTGGGCGAGGCCCGTGCCGCCGAAGTCGATCAGCAAGCCGCGCAGCTGACCTTGTCCGCCGACGTCGCCCGCGCCTACAGCGATCTGGGGCAGGTGCACATCATCCATGACCTGGCCAGCGAAGACCTCAAGCGCACCCAACAAATGCTCGACCTCAGCCAGCGTCGCCTGAGTTCGGGGATCGACAGTCAGTACCAGTTCCAGCAGACCGAAAGCCTGGAAGCCAGCGCCGAAGCCAGCCTGATCGACGCCGAGAAACGCCTGCAAAGCGCGAAAATCGCCTTGGCAGTGCTGCTGGGTAAAGGCCCGGATCGTGGCAATGAAATCGCCCGACCGAAAGTCCTCCAGGCCAGCGCCGTGGCGTTGCCATCGGTGCTGCCGGCGGAATTGCTTGGTCGTCGTCCGGACTTGGTGGCGGCGCGCTGGCGGGTTGAAGCCGCGAGCAAAAACATCGCGGCGGGCAAGACCCGGTTCTACCCCAACCTCAACCTGAGCGCGGCGGCCGGTGTCGAATCGTTGCTGGGCGATGCGATGTTCGGTTCGGCGAGTCGCTTCTTCAACGTCGCGCCGACGATCTCGGTGCCGATTTTCGACGGCGGCCGTTTGCGGGCCGACCTTGATTCCCGCAACGCCGATTACGACCTCGCGGTGGCGCAGTACAACAAAAGCCTGGTGAAAGCCCTGGGCGATGTCAGCGACACCATCAACCAGCTGCGCGATATCGGCCGGCAAATCGGCGCCCAGCAGCATGCCACCGACATTGCTCGGGATTCTTACAACACCGTGGTCCAGCGCTACGGTTCCGGCATCGGTAATTACCTGGACGTGCTCAGTATCGAGCAGCAATTGCTCCAGGCCCAGCGTCAGCTGGCCAACCTGAATGCCGAGCAGATCGACCTGTCGATTCAACTGATGCAAGCGCTGGGTGGCGGTTTTCAGGGCGAAACCCTGGCCGCGGCCAACGCAACCCCAGCCACGCAGCACAACTAA
- a CDS encoding efflux RND transporter periplasmic adaptor subunit produces MATVDTSQAPDNAQDTSNPRKRKVMLFALTIVVILAGLGVWGYHEFFGRWNESTDDAYVNGNVVEITPLVTGTVVSIGADDGDLVHEGQVLINFDPNDAEVGLQSAQANLARTVRQVRGLYSNVDGMKAQVNAQQAEVQKAQDNFNRRKNLAAGGAISQEELSHARDDLTSAQNALANAKQQLMTTSALVDDTVVSSHPDVMSAAAQLRQAYLTHARSTLIAPVTGYVAKRSVQLGQRVQPGTALMAVIPLDQLWIDANFKETQLRDMRIGQPVDIEADLYGSDVKYSGTIDSLGAGTGSAFALLPAQNATGNWIKIVQRVPVRIHINAEELAKHPLRVGLSTQVDVSLRDQSGPVLAQQPPQKPSFSTGIYDRQLAEADAMITQLIHDNSAAVSKTAHR; encoded by the coding sequence ATGGCCACTGTCGATACATCTCAAGCTCCTGACAACGCTCAAGACACGAGCAATCCACGCAAACGCAAAGTGATGCTGTTTGCACTGACCATCGTGGTGATCCTCGCCGGGCTCGGCGTCTGGGGTTATCACGAATTCTTCGGTCGCTGGAATGAAAGCACCGACGACGCCTATGTGAACGGCAACGTGGTGGAAATCACGCCGTTGGTCACCGGTACCGTGGTCAGCATCGGCGCCGACGATGGCGATCTGGTCCACGAAGGCCAGGTGCTGATCAACTTCGACCCGAACGACGCCGAAGTCGGTCTGCAAAGTGCCCAGGCCAATCTGGCCCGTACCGTGCGCCAGGTTCGTGGCTTGTACAGCAACGTCGATGGCATGAAAGCCCAGGTCAATGCGCAGCAGGCCGAGGTGCAAAAGGCTCAGGACAACTTCAATCGCCGGAAAAACCTCGCCGCCGGCGGGGCGATTTCCCAGGAAGAACTGTCTCACGCTCGCGACGACCTGACCTCGGCGCAAAACGCCTTGGCCAACGCCAAGCAACAGCTTATGACCACCAGCGCGCTGGTCGATGACACGGTGGTGTCGTCGCACCCGGACGTGATGTCCGCCGCCGCGCAATTGCGTCAGGCGTACCTGACCCATGCCCGCAGCACCTTGATCGCACCGGTCACCGGTTACGTTGCCAAACGCAGCGTGCAATTGGGGCAGCGGGTCCAGCCGGGCACCGCGCTGATGGCGGTGATCCCGCTGGATCAGCTGTGGATCGACGCCAACTTCAAGGAAACCCAACTGCGTGACATGCGCATCGGTCAGCCGGTGGACATCGAAGCCGACCTCTATGGCAGCGACGTCAAATACAGCGGCACCATCGACAGCCTCGGCGCCGGGACCGGCAGCGCGTTTGCCTTGCTACCGGCGCAGAACGCCACCGGTAACTGGATCAAGATCGTCCAGCGGGTGCCGGTGCGGATTCACATCAACGCCGAAGAGCTGGCCAAGCACCCGTTGCGGGTCGGCCTGTCGACTCAGGTCGATGTGAGCCTGCGTGACCAGAGTGGTCCGGTGCTGGCGCAACAGCCGCCGCAAAAGCCGTCGTTCAGCACCGGCATCTACGACCGTCAATTGGCCGAGGCCGACGCGATGATCACCCAGTTGATCCACGACAACAGCGCCGCGGTCAGTAAAACCGCGCACCGCTGA
- a CDS encoding DHA2 family efflux MFS transporter permease subunit translates to MSNNASFTPPSLLLSTIGLSLATFMQVLDTTIANVALPTISGNLGGSSEQGTWVITSFAVSNAIALPLTGWLSRRFGEVKLFLWATMLFVLASFLCGISTSMPELIGFRVLQGLVAGPLYPMTQTLLIAVYPPARRGMALALLAMVTVVAPIAGPILGGWITDSYSWPWIFFINVPIGVFAVMVVRQQLKARPVVTSYQPMDYVGLITLIIGVGALQVILDKGNDLDWFESNFIIIGAAISVIALAVFVIWEMTDKHPVVNLRLFAYRNFRIGTIVLVGGYAGFFGINLILPQWLQTQMGYTATWAGLAVAPIGILPVLLSPFVGKYAHRFDLRLLAGGAFLCIGLSCFMRAGFTNEVDFQHIALVQLFMGIGVALFFMPTLSILMSDLPPSQIADGAGLATFLRTLGGSFAASLTTWIWIRRADQHHAYLIESITTYEPATREALNTLGGAGNPAYAQLDHVLTSQAYMLSTVDYFTLLGWAFMGLILLVWLAKPPFAAKAGPSAAGH, encoded by the coding sequence ATGAGCAATAACGCCTCTTTCACGCCGCCCAGCCTGCTGCTCAGCACCATCGGCCTGTCGCTGGCGACCTTCATGCAGGTGCTCGACACCACCATCGCCAACGTAGCCTTGCCGACGATTTCCGGCAACCTGGGGGGGAGTTCGGAGCAGGGCACCTGGGTGATCACTTCGTTTGCCGTGAGCAACGCCATCGCGCTGCCGCTGACCGGTTGGCTCAGCCGGCGTTTCGGTGAGGTGAAGCTGTTTCTCTGGGCGACGATGCTGTTCGTGCTGGCTTCGTTTCTGTGCGGTATCTCGACCTCGATGCCAGAGCTGATCGGCTTTAGGGTGCTTCAAGGCCTGGTGGCCGGGCCGTTGTACCCGATGACCCAGACGCTGCTGATCGCGGTCTATCCGCCCGCCAGGCGCGGCATGGCCCTGGCGTTGCTGGCGATGGTCACGGTGGTGGCGCCGATTGCAGGGCCGATCCTCGGCGGATGGATCACCGACAGCTACAGCTGGCCGTGGATTTTTTTTATCAACGTACCGATCGGGGTTTTCGCGGTGATGGTTGTGCGCCAGCAACTCAAGGCGCGTCCGGTGGTGACCAGTTACCAGCCGATGGATTACGTCGGTTTGATTACCTTGATCATCGGTGTCGGCGCGTTGCAGGTGATCCTCGACAAGGGCAATGATCTGGACTGGTTCGAGTCGAATTTCATCATCATCGGCGCGGCTATTTCAGTGATTGCGCTGGCGGTGTTCGTGATCTGGGAAATGACCGACAAACACCCGGTGGTTAACCTGCGGCTGTTCGCTTACCGCAACTTCCGCATCGGCACCATCGTGCTGGTGGGCGGTTACGCCGGGTTCTTCGGCATCAACCTGATCCTGCCGCAATGGCTGCAAACCCAGATGGGCTACACCGCCACCTGGGCCGGATTGGCGGTGGCGCCGATCGGCATTCTGCCAGTGCTGCTGTCGCCGTTTGTCGGCAAGTACGCGCACAGGTTCGACCTGCGACTGTTGGCCGGTGGCGCGTTCCTTTGCATCGGTTTGAGTTGCTTCATGCGCGCAGGCTTTACCAACGAAGTGGACTTCCAGCACATCGCTTTGGTGCAGCTGTTCATGGGCATTGGCGTGGCGTTGTTCTTCATGCCGACCCTGAGCATTTTGATGTCGGATTTGCCGCCGAGCCAGATTGCCGACGGCGCGGGTCTTGCGACGTTCCTGCGGACCCTGGGCGGCAGTTTTGCGGCATCGTTGACCACCTGGATCTGGATTCGCCGCGCCGATCAGCACCATGCGTATTTGATTGAAAGCATCACCACATATGAGCCGGCGACCCGGGAGGCGCTGAACACGCTGGGCGGGGCGGGCAATCCGGCCTACGCGCAACTGGATCATGTGCTGACCAGCCAGGCATACATGCTCTCCACCGTGGATTACTTCACGTTGCTGGGGTGGGCGTTCATGGGGTTGATCTTGCTGGTGTGGCTGGCGAAACCGCCGTTTGCAGCGAAGGCGGGACCGTCTGCTGCCGGCCACTAA
- the lpxH gene encoding UDP-2,3-diacylglucosamine diphosphatase has product MILLISDLHLEEERPDITRAFLDLLAGRARSASALYILGDFFEAWIGDDAMTPFQRSICQALRELSDSGTAIFLMHGNRDFMLGQAFCKQAGCTLLKDPSVVQFYGEPVLLMHGDSLCTRDEAYMKLRRYLRNPITRFILRNLPLRTRHKLARKLRSESRAQTRMKANDIVDVTPEEVPRVMQQYGVKTLIHGHTHRPAIHKLQIGEQAAKRIVLGDWDRQGWALQVDEQGFALAPFDFTPPPQLAAPAN; this is encoded by the coding sequence GTGATACTGCTGATTTCAGACTTGCATCTGGAAGAGGAGCGCCCGGACATTACCCGGGCGTTTCTGGATTTGCTCGCCGGACGCGCCCGCTCGGCGAGTGCGTTGTACATTCTGGGCGACTTCTTCGAGGCGTGGATTGGCGACGATGCCATGACGCCGTTCCAGCGCTCCATCTGCCAGGCCCTGCGCGAACTTAGCGACAGCGGCACGGCCATTTTTCTGATGCACGGCAATCGCGACTTCATGCTTGGCCAGGCCTTCTGCAAACAGGCCGGCTGTACGCTGCTGAAGGACCCGAGTGTCGTGCAGTTTTACGGCGAGCCGGTGCTGTTGATGCACGGCGACAGCCTCTGCACCCGCGACGAGGCTTATATGAAGCTGCGTCGCTATCTGCGCAACCCGATCACTCGGTTCATCCTGCGAAATCTGCCCTTGCGCACTCGCCATAAACTGGCGCGCAAACTGCGCAGCGAAAGCCGCGCGCAAACGCGGATGAAGGCTAATGACATTGTTGATGTCACGCCGGAAGAAGTGCCGCGAGTCATGCAGCAATACGGTGTGAAAACCTTGATCCATGGGCACACCCATCGCCCCGCCATCCATAAGTTGCAGATTGGCGAGCAGGCGGCCAAACGCATTGTGTTGGGGGATTGGGACCGTCAGGGATGGGCGTTGCAGGTGGATGAGCAAGGGTTTGCGTTGGCGCCGTTTGATTTCACCCCGCCGCCACAATTGGCAGCACCCGCAAACTAA
- a CDS encoding peptidylprolyl isomerase has translation MTQVKLTTNHGDIVLELNAEKAPITVANFIEYVKAGHYENTVFHRVIGNFMIQGGGFEPGMKEKKDKRPSIQNEADNGLSNVKYSVAMARTMEPHSASAQFFINVADNSFLNHSGKTAQGWGYAVFGKVVEGTDVVDKIKGVATTSKAGHQDVPAEDVIIEKAEIIE, from the coding sequence ATGACCCAAGTCAAACTGACCACCAACCATGGCGACATCGTCCTGGAGCTGAACGCTGAGAAAGCCCCGATCACCGTGGCCAACTTCATCGAGTACGTTAAAGCCGGTCACTACGAAAACACTGTTTTCCACCGTGTCATCGGTAACTTCATGATCCAGGGCGGCGGTTTCGAGCCAGGCATGAAAGAAAAGAAAGACAAGCGCCCAAGCATCCAGAACGAAGCCGACAACGGCCTGTCGAACGTGAAGTACAGCGTGGCCATGGCCCGCACCATGGAGCCGCATTCGGCTTCCGCCCAGTTTTTCATCAACGTGGCTGATAACAGCTTCCTGAACCACAGCGGCAAAACCGCTCAGGGTTGGGGCTACGCCGTATTCGGTAAAGTGGTCGAAGGCACTGACGTAGTCGACAAGATCAAAGGCGTGGCCACGACTTCCAAGGCCGGCCACCAGGACGTACCAGCAGAAGACGTGATCATCGAGAAAGCCGAGATCATTGAGTGA
- a CDS encoding glutamine--tRNA ligase/YqeY domain fusion protein, whose protein sequence is MSKPTVDPTSNSKTGPAVPVNFLRPIIQADLDSGKHTQIVTRFPPEPNGYLHIGHAKSICVNFGLAQEFGGVTHLRFDDTNPAKEDQEYIDAIESDVKWLGFEWSGEVRYASQYFDQLHDWAVELIKAGKAYVDDLTPEQAKEYRGSLTEPGKNSPFRDRSVEENLDLFARMKAGEFKDGARVLRAKIDMASPNMNLRDPIMYRIRHAHHHQTGDKWCIYPNYDFTHGQSDAIEGITHSICTLEFESHRPLYDWFLDNLPVPAHPRQYEFSRLNLNYTITSKRKLKQLVDEKHVNGWDDPRMSTLSGFRRRGYTPKSIRNFCEMIGTNRSDGVVDFGMLEFSIRDDLDHSAPRAMCVLRPLKVVITNYPEGQVENLELACHPKEDMGVRVLPFARELYIDREDFMEEPPKGYKRLEPNGEVRLRGSYVIRADEAIKDADGNIVELRCSYDPDTLGKNPEGRKVKGVVHWVPAAASVECEVRLYDRLFRSANPEKAEDSASFLDNINPDSLQVLTGCRAEPSLGNAQPEDRFQFEREGYFVADIKDSKPGHPVFNRTVTLRDSWGQ, encoded by the coding sequence ATGAGCAAGCCCACTGTCGACCCTACCTCGAATTCCAAGACCGGCCCAGCCGTGCCGGTCAATTTCCTGCGCCCGATCATCCAGGCGGACCTGGACTCGGGTAAGCACACGCAGATCGTCACCCGTTTCCCGCCTGAGCCCAACGGCTACCTGCACATCGGTCACGCCAAGTCGATCTGTGTGAACTTCGGCCTGGCGCAGGAATTCGGCGGCGTCACGCACCTGCGTTTCGACGACACCAACCCGGCCAAGGAAGACCAGGAATACATCGACGCAATCGAAAGCGACGTCAAATGGCTGGGCTTCGAATGGTCCGGTGAAGTGCGCTATGCCTCGCAGTATTTCGACCAGTTGCACGACTGGGCGGTAGAGCTGATCAAGGCCGGTAAGGCCTACGTCGACGACCTGACCCCTGAGCAAGCCAAGGAATACCGTGGCAGCCTGACCGAACCGGGCAAGAACAGCCCGTTCCGCGACCGCTCGGTTGAAGAAAACCTGGACCTGTTCGCCCGCATGAAGGCCGGCGAGTTCAAGGACGGCGCACGCGTGCTGCGGGCCAAGATCGACATGGCCTCGCCGAACATGAACCTGCGCGACCCGATCATGTATCGCATCCGTCATGCGCATCACCACCAGACCGGCGACAAGTGGTGCATCTACCCCAACTACGACTTTACCCACGGTCAGTCGGACGCCATCGAAGGCATCACTCACTCGATCTGCACCCTGGAGTTCGAAAGCCATCGTCCGTTGTACGACTGGTTCCTCGACAACCTGCCGGTGCCGGCGCACCCGCGTCAGTACGAATTCAGCCGCCTGAACTTGAACTACACCATCACCAGCAAGCGCAAGCTCAAGCAGCTGGTCGATGAAAAGCACGTCAATGGCTGGGACGATCCGCGCATGTCCACGCTGTCGGGTTTCCGCCGCCGTGGCTATACGCCGAAATCGATCCGCAACTTCTGCGAAATGATCGGCACCAACCGTTCCGACGGCGTAGTGGATTTCGGCATGCTCGAATTCAGTATCCGTGACGACCTCGACCACAGCGCCCCACGCGCCATGTGCGTGTTGCGTCCGCTGAAAGTCGTGATCACCAACTACCCGGAAGGTCAGGTCGAAAACCTCGAACTGGCGTGCCACCCGAAAGAAGACATGGGCGTGCGCGTTCTGCCGTTCGCCCGTGAGCTCTACATCGACCGTGAAGACTTCATGGAAGAGCCGCCAAAAGGCTACAAGCGCCTGGAGCCGAACGGCGAAGTGCGTCTGCGCGGCAGCTACGTGATCCGTGCCGACGAAGCGATCAAGGACGCCGATGGCAACATCGTCGAACTGCGTTGCTCGTACGATCCGGACACCCTGGGCAAGAACCCTGAAGGCCGCAAGGTCAAAGGCGTGGTGCACTGGGTGCCTGCCGCGGCCAGCGTCGAATGCGAAGTGCGTCTGTACGATCGCCTGTTCCGTTCGGCCAACCCTGAAAAGGCCGAAGACAGTGCCAGTTTCCTGGACAACATCAACCCTGACTCGCTGCAAGTCCTCACCGGTTGTCGTGCCGAGCCTTCGCTGGGCAACGCACAGCCGGAAGACCGTTTCCAGTTCGAGCGCGAAGGTTACTTCGTCGCGGATATCAAGGACTCGAAACCAGGTCATCCGGTGTTCAACCGTACCGTGACCCTGCGCGATTCCTGGGGCCAGTGA